A genome region from Heteronotia binoei isolate CCM8104 ecotype False Entrance Well chromosome 19, APGP_CSIRO_Hbin_v1, whole genome shotgun sequence includes the following:
- the SPG21 gene encoding maspardin, whose protein sequence is MGEIKVSPDYNWFRSTVPLKKIIVDDDDSKVWSLYDAGPRSIRCPLIFLPPVSGTADVFFQQILALSGWGYRVIALQYPVYWDIFEFCDGFRKLLDHLQLDKVHLFGASLGGFLAQKFAEYTHKSPRVQSLVLCNAFSDTSIFNQTWTANSFWLLPAFMLKKIVLGNFASGPMDPEMADGIDFMVDRLESLGQSELASRLTLNCQNSYVEPHKIKDIPVTIMDVFDQSALSTEAKEEMYKLYPNARRAHLKTGGNFPYLCRSAEVNLYVQIHLLQFHGTRYAAIDPSMVSAEELAVQKANLQASSDQEQAP, encoded by the exons ATGGGAGAGATTAAAGTCTCTCCGGACTATAACTGGTTTAGAAGCACGGTTCCTCTGAAAAAG ATTATCGTAGATGACGACGACAGTAAAGTGTGGTCGCTCTATGATGCGGGGCCGCGGAGCATCAGGTGCCCCCTTATATTCCTCCCACCCGTCAGCGGCACTGCAGACGTCTTCTTCCAGCAGATCTTAGCTCTGTCAGGATGGGGTTACAGAGTCATTGCC TTGCAGTATCCAGTCTACTGGGACATCTTTGAGTTCTGCGACGGGTTCCGAAAACTCTTAGATCATCTGCAGCTGGATAAA GTCCACCTGTTTGGTGCTTCTTTGGGAGGCTTCCTGGCCCAGAAGTTTGCAGAATACACTCATAAATCGCCCAGAGTCCAGTCTCTGGTTCTATGCAATGCTTTCAGTGACACCTCAATCTTCAACCAGACGTGGACAGCAAACAG CTTTTGGCTACTGCCTGCCTTTATGTTGAAGAAAATCGTGCTTGGGAACTTTGCTTCCGGCCCCATGGATCCAGAAATGGCCGATGGAATCGATTTCATGGTTGATCGG CTGGAAAGCCTGGGTCAAAGCGAGCTTGCTTCAAGACTTACCCTCAATTGCCAGAATTCATATGTGGAACCTCACAAAATCAAAGACATTCCTGTAACTATCATGGAT GTCTTTGACCAGAGTGCTCTTTCGACTGAAGCCAAGGAAGAAATGTACAAGCTGTACCCCAACGCCAGGAGGGCCCACCTCAAGACGGGGGGCAACTTCCCCTACCTCTGCAGAAGCGCTGAGGTCAATCTCTACGTCCAA ATACACTTACTTCAGTTCCACGGTACCAGATACGCGGCCATCGACCCCTCCATGGTCAGCGCAGAAGAACTTGCAGTGCAGAAAGCCAACCTTCAAGCCAGCAGCGACCAAGAGCAGGCTCCGTAG